GAAGCGAGTTCGCCCCGCTCGGCGCGCACGCTTTCAGCCTTAACGCGCAGCCCATTTTAGCCAGCCAGTGGATCAGCTCGCCGCTGACGGTCGCGCGCATGACGATGGCGCTAAGCGTGGATCCGAAGGTCGAGAAAATTTTAGAGATCGGCTGCGGTAGCGGCTATCAAGCGGCGATTTTAAGTAGGATGGTGCACCGCGTCTTTGCCGTAGAGCGCGTCGAGCGGCTGGTGGGCGAGGCGAAAAGACACTTTGCAAATCTCGGGATTTCAAATATCAGCCTGCGCCACGACGACGGTAACGCGGGATGGAAAAATTTCGCCCCTTTTGATAGGATCTTGCTTTCCGCGTGCGCCGAGCGTATCGACGAGCGGCTATTTGCACAGCTGGCAATCGGCGGAATTTTGGTTGCTCCGATGAATAGAGGCGGCTCGCAAAAGATCGTTAGATTTAATAAAATTTCGCCAAGCGAGATCAAAGAAGAGGAGCTCGGCGCCTGCGAGTTCGTCCCGCTGGTGCAGGGTCGCGGATAGATCTAGCGCGCAGTAAATTTTAAAATTTCCTACCGCCCGGGCGCGTAAATTTAATAAAATTTGCTTTCAGCTCCGTCGCGAGATCAGAGTTTTATTAATTATTTATTTAAATTCAAGTACAATACACAATTTTAATCTTTCAAGGATGAGTCATGCAAGATTTTAGCAAGGAAAAGATAGAGTCGCTGGTCGCCAGCTGGAAAAATCACAACAAAAACCAATTCTGGCTTAAAAAACAAACCGCGATTTCAAAGTATTTAGGCGAGATCAAGCGCTGCTTGGCGAGCTTTGATGAGACCGAGAATGAGTTTTTGCAAACTTTATATATAAATCTTAGCGACGGCAATCTTAGAAGCTGCAAAATTTTATCTTTGGGCGAGAAGTTCGCGCACGCCGAGTATTTCTTTATGGATCAGTTTTTTGATTCCAATATCAGCGCGTTTTATTACGATTTCGCTTTTAAAGACCGCATCGTCGGCAAAAAGGAGTTGTTTCCTAAAAATGCCGTAAAAAGCGTAGATAGCGTGCTTAGCGGCGAGGATAAAAACATCGTATCGCTTTATGTTTTTATTGAAAATATCGTTAAAAATTTCAATAGCTATTCGCAGGAGCGCACCGCTCGCGATATT
This window of the uncultured Campylobacter sp. genome carries:
- a CDS encoding protein-L-isoaspartate(D-aspartate) O-methyltransferase yields the protein MVSLERLRCEKMANDIAEQVSLNPALFEAFCSVARSEFAPLGAHAFSLNAQPILASQWISSPLTVARMTMALSVDPKVEKILEIGCGSGYQAAILSRMVHRVFAVERVERLVGEAKRHFANLGISNISLRHDDGNAGWKNFAPFDRILLSACAERIDERLFAQLAIGGILVAPMNRGGSQKIVRFNKISPSEIKEEELGACEFVPLVQGRG